One genomic segment of Cottoperca gobio chromosome 21, fCotGob3.1, whole genome shotgun sequence includes these proteins:
- the kctd4 gene encoding BTB/POZ domain-containing protein KCTD4 yields MEWNLRRMESELRHINPDLLQPSKSFKKPSSGTITINVGGFLYTAHRTTLAKHQGSFLEELANGKKPVQHTDSMGNPFIDRDGPVFRHVLNYLRTGELQLPDDFREAGLLRREAEFYRLSELVEAVVDWESQRAAQREAAFLEVTDSHERSQGLKVYCSDSAFIDKVKGRLVQISKSRLDGFPEEFEVSSNVIQFRHFIKSEPGSRLVLKEDSTFLCTLDCLKLETVMLALRSGFKMVTSLDSSKGSVVAAEALHFVK; encoded by the coding sequence ATGGAATGGAACCTCAGAAGGATGGAAAGTGAACTGAGGCACATCAACCCGGACCTGCTGCAGCCCAGCAAGAGCTTCAAGAAGCCCTCCTCAGGCACCATCACAATCAATGTAGGGGGGTTTCTGTACACCGCACACCGGACCACCCTTGCCAAACACCAGGGTTCCTTTCTGGAAGAGCTGGCCAACGGTAAGAAGCCGGTTCAGCACACTGATTCCATGGGCAACCCGTTCATCGATAGAGATGGTCCGGTCTTTCGCCACGTGCTCAACTACCTCCGAACCGGAGAGCTCCAGCTGCCTGACGACTTCCGGGAGGCAGGGCTCCTGCGACGGGAGGCTGAGTTTTACCGCCTGAGTGAACTGGTGGAAGCTGTAGTTGATTGGGAAAGTCAGAGGGCGGCCCAGAGGGAGGCTGCCTTTTTAGAGGTGACTGATAGCCATGAGAGGTCACAGGGCCTCAAGGTGTACTGCAGCGACTCCGCCTTCATCGACAAGGTGAAAGGGCGGCTGGTACAGATCTCTAAGAGCCGCCTGGACGGCTTTCCGGAAGAATTTGAGGTGTCGTCCAACGTGATCCAGTTCCGACATTTCATCAAGTCGGAGCCGGGCTCGCGGCTCGTTCTGAAGGAGGACAGCACATTCTTGTGCACACTTGACTGTCTGAAACTAGAGACAGTGATGCTAGCGCTGAGATCAGGCTTCAAGATGGTCACCAGCCTCGACAGCAGCAAAGGCTCTGTGGTGGCAGCTGAGGCCCTGCACTTTGTCAAGTAG
- the tpt1 gene encoding translationally-controlled tumor protein homolog: MIIYTDVISGDEMFSDSFKVISDNDIFYEVEGKAVTRTDGFDDSLISANASAEEAAEGADSASVSGVDIILNHKLQETVFAKKTYVAYIKSYVKAIKAQLEKTNPSRVEAFVLSSQTEVAKVVGKFGNYQFFTGETMNPGWHGGTAGLPC, from the exons ATGATCATCTACACGGATGTCATCAGCG GTGATGAGATGTTCTCGGACAGCTTCAAAGTAATATCTGATAACGACATCTTCTATGAAGTTGAAGGAAAA GCCGTCACCAGGACAGATGGCTTTGACGATTCTTTAATTTCAGCCAACGCCTCTGCAGAAGAGGCGGCAGAGGGCGCTGATTCAGCATCAGTGTCTGGTGTAGACATCATCCTCAACCACAAACTGCAGGAGACTGTCTTCGCCAAGAAGACTTACGTGGCATACATAAAAAGCTATGTTAAAGC AATTAAGGCCCAGCTGGAAAAGACCAACCCATCGAGAGTGGAGGCCTTTGTACTTTCCAGCCAAACGGAAGTTGCGAAGGTCGTGGGAAAATTCGGCAATTACCAG TTCTTCACAGGAGAGACAATGAACCCAGGATGGCATGGTGGGACTGCTGGACTACCGTGCTGA